A window from Dromaius novaehollandiae isolate bDroNov1 chromosome 1, bDroNov1.hap1, whole genome shotgun sequence encodes these proteins:
- the JAM2 gene encoding junctional adhesion molecule B isoform X1, which translates to MASRSLRLLLLSYLGVLCYHKVTGISIETDNKNVKAEEFKEAILSCKHKFSKEMSLRIEWKKIQSRGVSFVYYNGEFTGDLKNRAEMLNTGIHIRNVTRKDSGTYRCEISAKSEHRQHLEEATIMLTVLVAPTTPVCEVPSSAMTGTVVELSCKETEGSPPSEYQWYKNGVALLEKTGTGGARAANITYTMNKKSGTLLFNTVTKNDTGEYFCEASNGIGLSQKCSVKRMQVDDLNVSGIIAAVVFVALVMALCGLGVFYAQKKGYFTKESSSQKKSNYQSTSEKDFKHTKSFVI; encoded by the exons ATCATAAAGTGACTGGAATTTCCATTGAAACGgataacaaaaatgtaaaagcagaGGAGTTTAAAG AGGCTATTCTTAGCTGCAAGCACAAATTTTCAAAAGAGATGAGTCTAAGAATAGAATGGAAGAAAATCCAGTCTCGAGGAGTCTCATTTGTTTATTACAATGGTGAATTTACAG GTGATCTTAAAAACCGAGCAGAAATGCTGAATACAGGAATCCATATTAGAAATGTGACCAGAAAGGACTCTGGGACCTACCGCTGTGAAATTAGTGCGAAGAGTGAACATCGCCAACACTTGGAAGAGGCTACTATTATGCTCACAGTGTTGG TTGCTCCGACCACTCCGGTATGTGAGGTACCCAGCTCCGCAATGACTGGAACAGTAGTGGAACTGAGCTGCAAAGAAACTGAAGGGTCTCCTCCATCCGAGTACCAGTGGTATAAAAACGGCGTTGCCTTGCTGGAAAAGACAGGAACAGGCGGTGCTAGAGCAGCAAATATAACTTACACCATGAATAAAAAGTCAGGCACTCTG CTATTTAACACAGTTACAAAGAACGACACTGGAGAGTATTTCTGTGAAGCCTCTAATGGGATTGGATTATCTCAGAAATGCTCAGTGAAGCGAATGCAAGTTG ATGACCTTAATGTCAGCGGTATAATTGCTGCTGTAGTATTTGTGGCTCTGGTAATGGCATTATGTGGCCTGGGAGTATTTTATGCCCAAAAAAAGGGTTACTTTACAA aggAAAGCTCTTCCCA AAAGAAGTCCAACTATCAATCTACAAGTGAAAAG GATTTCAAGCATACCAAATCCTTTGTTATTTAG
- the JAM2 gene encoding junctional adhesion molecule B isoform X2: MSLRIEWKKIQSRGVSFVYYNGEFTGDLKNRAEMLNTGIHIRNVTRKDSGTYRCEISAKSEHRQHLEEATIMLTVLVAPTTPVCEVPSSAMTGTVVELSCKETEGSPPSEYQWYKNGVALLEKTGTGGARAANITYTMNKKSGTLLFNTVTKNDTGEYFCEASNGIGLSQKCSVKRMQVDDLNVSGIIAAVVFVALVMALCGLGVFYAQKKGYFTKESSSQKKSNYQSTSEKDFKHTKSFVI, translated from the exons ATGAGTCTAAGAATAGAATGGAAGAAAATCCAGTCTCGAGGAGTCTCATTTGTTTATTACAATGGTGAATTTACAG GTGATCTTAAAAACCGAGCAGAAATGCTGAATACAGGAATCCATATTAGAAATGTGACCAGAAAGGACTCTGGGACCTACCGCTGTGAAATTAGTGCGAAGAGTGAACATCGCCAACACTTGGAAGAGGCTACTATTATGCTCACAGTGTTGG TTGCTCCGACCACTCCGGTATGTGAGGTACCCAGCTCCGCAATGACTGGAACAGTAGTGGAACTGAGCTGCAAAGAAACTGAAGGGTCTCCTCCATCCGAGTACCAGTGGTATAAAAACGGCGTTGCCTTGCTGGAAAAGACAGGAACAGGCGGTGCTAGAGCAGCAAATATAACTTACACCATGAATAAAAAGTCAGGCACTCTG CTATTTAACACAGTTACAAAGAACGACACTGGAGAGTATTTCTGTGAAGCCTCTAATGGGATTGGATTATCTCAGAAATGCTCAGTGAAGCGAATGCAAGTTG ATGACCTTAATGTCAGCGGTATAATTGCTGCTGTAGTATTTGTGGCTCTGGTAATGGCATTATGTGGCCTGGGAGTATTTTATGCCCAAAAAAAGGGTTACTTTACAA aggAAAGCTCTTCCCA AAAGAAGTCCAACTATCAATCTACAAGTGAAAAG GATTTCAAGCATACCAAATCCTTTGTTATTTAG